One genomic region from Streptomyces sp. NBC_00582 encodes:
- a CDS encoding nSTAND1 domain-containing NTPase encodes MDHKDGESAYPPAAAQRRAQHSSFGSALRELRLARGLSLADLARITHYSKGYLSKIETGRKPVNCDVARLCDEAVGADGALIALLPPALREGPPAQGDGEDCPYPGLSSFGPGDAGRFFGRDRAVAVLVGRLAQRFGKGPVAVVAVSGAGKSSLLGAGLVPALTDGALPVDARDSPVLCTPTARPLSALRQALGTALPAGALDHLRDDGPPLERARCLVAALRSWAATLDAGPRREPAARPPRGRVLIVDQFEEVFTLCDDEAERRSYIAALTALAGGGEEPGPADTAFAVVLGVRADVTGRCLEYPPLVPVVSDGLFALGAMTAEELRECIVRPAGETGTTLEPGLVELLLRDLGAVDAPATAGGGPDPAVAGGRPGVLPLLGHALRETWQRRTDSTMTVAGYLATGGIHGSVATAAENLFAALSPARQDAARRLLLRLVRVGEDNEASRRPRTTADLLDGLPDPAAARSTLDALVAARLLTVDADRVELVHEALLRAWPRLRTWIHTTRADLLLHQQLGAAAREWDRGNRDPSLLYRGARLTAAREWAAGPSGRDSVPTPVEADFLNASAHEEDLRRRLARRRVRQQRTGVVFLTVLLALALLAGGTVLHQRISADEQRRTALSQAMAARAAQLAFGRPEASMLLAESAYRTAPTTEARSALLSTQANAFAGRFTGHRGPVNSVAFGPGRRLLASASSDGTVRLWDVVTRRGAGVLAGHRGPVRAVAFSPDGRAVASASSDATIRLWSVSDRVQSAVLTGHQGPVRALAFSPDGRTVASAGKDGTVRLWDTRTRRQTARMPGHLGDVLALAYAPDGSRLASAGVDRTVRLWNPRTHRAGAVLKGHSGDVLAVAFSPDGRLLASGGADRTVRLWDPADHRRSAVLTGHDDDVNGLAFGPDSHTVVSAGGDGTIVRWDVHTRRAVDTLSGHTDYVMGVAVAAKGDLLATAGFDGTVALWDLTGHTLSTSPVSELWKAAFSPDGRLLASAAADGTVQLWDVARRIRVRTLTGHSGAAYAVAFSPDGRWLASAGADRTVRLWPVAAAGGDPVVLSGHTRAVFDVAFSPDGRWLAAAGADHTVRLWEMSSTGGPARTPARVLTGHTDFVNCLAFSADSATLVSGSDDLTLRLWDVSRARPGTVLAAHGGSVRAVAFAPDGRTLASSGNDGVVRVWDVGRGRVTGVLGQHAGSVRGLAYSPDGRSLASSGNDRTVRLWDPLRRRLVATLTGHTRAVWSVAYGPDGRTVASAGNDGTVRLWDLDIPDRVAALCGVVGPVDRRRWQRLLPGYGYSATCAK; translated from the coding sequence ATGGACCACAAGGACGGCGAGTCGGCGTACCCGCCGGCCGCCGCTCAACGGCGGGCGCAGCACTCGTCCTTCGGCTCCGCGCTCCGCGAACTGCGCCTGGCGCGCGGGCTGTCGCTGGCGGACCTGGCACGGATCACGCACTACAGCAAGGGGTATCTGAGCAAGATCGAGACGGGCCGCAAACCGGTCAACTGCGATGTCGCGCGGTTGTGCGACGAAGCGGTCGGGGCCGACGGCGCCCTGATCGCCCTGCTGCCGCCGGCGCTGCGGGAGGGACCGCCGGCGCAGGGCGACGGCGAGGACTGTCCCTATCCCGGGCTGTCCTCGTTCGGGCCGGGTGACGCCGGGCGGTTCTTCGGCCGCGACCGGGCGGTCGCCGTGCTCGTCGGGCGTCTCGCCCAGCGGTTCGGCAAGGGGCCGGTGGCCGTCGTCGCGGTCTCCGGGGCGGGCAAGTCGTCGTTGCTGGGGGCGGGCCTCGTCCCCGCCCTCACCGACGGCGCGCTCCCCGTCGACGCCCGCGACTCCCCTGTCCTGTGCACCCCGACGGCGCGCCCGCTGTCGGCTCTCCGGCAGGCGCTCGGCACCGCACTGCCCGCCGGCGCGCTCGACCACCTGCGCGACGACGGCCCGCCCCTCGAACGAGCCCGGTGTCTGGTGGCGGCCCTGCGCTCCTGGGCCGCGACCCTCGACGCCGGCCCCCGGAGGGAACCCGCCGCGAGGCCGCCTAGGGGGCGCGTCCTCATCGTCGACCAGTTCGAGGAGGTCTTCACCCTCTGCGACGACGAGGCCGAACGCCGGTCCTACATCGCGGCGCTCACCGCTCTCGCCGGCGGCGGCGAGGAACCCGGGCCGGCCGACACGGCGTTCGCCGTGGTGCTGGGGGTGCGCGCCGACGTCACGGGACGCTGCCTGGAGTACCCGCCCCTGGTTCCGGTCGTCAGCGACGGGCTGTTCGCGCTGGGCGCGATGACCGCCGAGGAGCTGCGGGAGTGCATCGTCCGGCCGGCCGGGGAGACGGGGACGACGCTGGAACCGGGCCTGGTCGAGCTGCTGTTGCGGGACCTGGGTGCGGTCGACGCCCCCGCCACGGCCGGAGGCGGCCCGGACCCGGCCGTCGCGGGAGGCCGGCCGGGCGTGCTGCCGCTGCTCGGGCACGCCCTGCGGGAGACCTGGCAGCGGCGCACCGACTCCACCATGACGGTGGCGGGTTATCTGGCGACGGGCGGGATCCACGGCTCGGTCGCCACCGCGGCCGAGAACCTGTTCGCCGCACTGTCACCGGCCCGGCAGGACGCCGCCCGCCGACTCCTGCTGCGGCTGGTGCGCGTCGGCGAGGACAACGAGGCCTCCCGGCGCCCCCGCACCACCGCCGACCTCCTCGACGGGCTGCCGGATCCCGCAGCCGCACGGTCCACGCTCGACGCACTGGTGGCGGCCCGGCTGCTGACGGTGGACGCCGACCGCGTCGAGCTCGTGCACGAGGCGCTGCTGCGGGCCTGGCCCAGGCTGCGTACGTGGATCCACACCACGCGCGCCGATCTGCTGCTGCACCAGCAACTGGGCGCCGCCGCCCGGGAATGGGACCGGGGGAACCGCGACCCGAGTCTGCTCTACCGCGGCGCCCGGCTGACCGCCGCCCGGGAATGGGCGGCCGGACCCAGCGGCCGGGACAGCGTGCCGACGCCGGTGGAGGCCGACTTCCTGAACGCCTCCGCACACGAGGAGGACCTGCGCCGGCGTCTGGCACGGCGCCGGGTCCGCCAGCAGCGGACGGGAGTCGTCTTCCTCACCGTGCTGCTCGCGCTGGCCCTCCTCGCCGGCGGAACCGTCCTGCACCAGCGCATCTCCGCGGACGAGCAGCGCAGGACGGCGCTGTCGCAGGCCATGGCGGCACGCGCCGCCCAACTGGCCTTCGGGCGGCCGGAGGCCTCGATGCTGCTGGCCGAGTCCGCCTACCGCACCGCGCCCACCACCGAGGCGCGCAGCGCGCTGCTCAGCACGCAGGCCAACGCCTTCGCGGGCCGGTTCACCGGCCACCGCGGGCCGGTGAACAGCGTGGCCTTCGGCCCCGGCCGACGGCTGCTGGCCTCGGCGAGTTCCGACGGCACGGTACGGCTGTGGGACGTCGTCACCCGGCGCGGCGCGGGGGTGCTCGCGGGTCATCGGGGGCCCGTGCGGGCCGTGGCCTTCTCGCCGGACGGGCGCGCGGTGGCCTCGGCGAGTTCGGATGCGACGATCCGCCTCTGGTCGGTCTCCGACCGGGTGCAGTCCGCCGTCCTGACGGGACATCAGGGGCCGGTCCGTGCCCTCGCCTTCTCCCCCGACGGACGGACCGTGGCCTCCGCGGGCAAGGACGGGACCGTACGACTGTGGGACACGCGGACGCGGCGTCAGACCGCCCGGATGCCGGGCCATCTGGGCGATGTCCTCGCGCTGGCGTACGCCCCCGACGGCTCCCGGCTGGCGAGCGCGGGCGTCGACCGCACCGTACGGCTGTGGAATCCGCGCACCCACCGGGCCGGGGCCGTGCTGAAGGGGCACAGCGGGGACGTCCTGGCCGTGGCGTTCAGCCCCGACGGCCGGCTGCTCGCCAGTGGCGGCGCGGACCGCACCGTACGGCTGTGGGATCCGGCGGACCACCGGCGGTCCGCCGTGCTCACCGGGCACGACGACGACGTCAACGGGCTCGCCTTCGGGCCCGACAGCCACACGGTGGTCTCCGCGGGGGGCGACGGCACGATCGTGCGCTGGGACGTCCACACCCGTCGCGCGGTCGACACCCTGTCCGGTCACACCGACTACGTCATGGGTGTCGCCGTGGCCGCGAAGGGCGATCTGCTGGCCACCGCGGGGTTCGACGGGACCGTCGCCCTGTGGGACCTCACCGGCCACACGCTCAGCACCTCCCCGGTCAGCGAGCTGTGGAAGGCCGCGTTCAGCCCCGACGGACGGCTGCTCGCGTCGGCGGCGGCGGACGGCACCGTGCAGCTCTGGGACGTGGCACGGCGTATCCGCGTCCGTACCCTGACCGGGCACAGCGGGGCGGCCTACGCCGTGGCGTTCAGTCCGGACGGCCGGTGGCTCGCCTCGGCGGGCGCCGACCGCACCGTACGGCTGTGGCCCGTCGCGGCGGCGGGGGGCGACCCCGTCGTGCTGTCCGGGCACACCCGGGCCGTGTTCGACGTGGCGTTCAGTCCGGACGGCCGGTGGCTCGCCGCGGCGGGCGCCGACCACACCGTACGGCTGTGGGAGATGTCGTCCACGGGCGGTCCGGCGCGGACGCCCGCCAGGGTGCTCACGGGGCACACGGACTTCGTCAACTGTCTGGCCTTCAGCGCCGACAGCGCCACCCTCGTCAGCGGCAGCGACGACCTCACGCTCCGGCTGTGGGACGTGTCGCGTGCCCGTCCCGGCACGGTTCTCGCCGCGCACGGCGGCTCGGTCCGCGCCGTGGCCTTCGCCCCCGACGGCCGCACCCTCGCGAGCTCCGGCAACGACGGGGTCGTCCGGGTGTGGGACGTGGGCCGGGGCCGGGTCACGGGGGTGCTCGGACAGCACGCCGGGTCGGTGCGCGGCCTGGCGTACAGCCCCGACGGGCGCTCCCTCGCCAGCAGCGGCAACGACCGCACGGTGCGCCTGTGGGATCCCCTGCGGCGCAGGCTCGTCGCGACCCTGACCGGGCACACCCGTGCGGTGTGGAGCGTCGCCTACGGTCCGGACGGCCGGACGGTCGCCAGCGCCGGCAACGACGGCACCGTCAGGCTGTGGGATCTCGACATCCCCGACCGTGTCGCGGCCCTGTGCGGCGTGGTGGGCCCGGTCGACCGCCGCCGGTGGCAGCGGCTGCTGCCGGGTTACGGCTACTCGGCGACATGCGCGAAGTGA
- a CDS encoding thioesterase family protein, translating to MSEAEAFYERETEDRFLPTPYSRGPWDAGSQHAGPPAALLGLAVEQRPDARPDLRVARLTYEIMRPVPIRPLTVSVRVLRAGRSTELVEAALTPDGGAEVMRVTALLLKTAPHSVPEVSPGPQVPGPTAASEEAFFPVPWDRGYHTGMEVRFAAGSFLEPGPATAWMRMRVPLVAGEEITPLSRVLVAADSGNGVSAALDFHRYVFVNADLSVGVHRHPEGEWVCLDARTMVDGAGIGLAESALHDEKGPLGRSTQSLYVAARD from the coding sequence GTGTCGGAGGCAGAAGCTTTCTACGAGCGGGAGACCGAGGACCGGTTCCTGCCCACCCCCTATTCGCGGGGGCCATGGGACGCCGGCTCGCAGCACGCGGGGCCACCGGCCGCGCTGCTCGGGCTGGCCGTCGAGCAACGGCCCGACGCCCGGCCGGATCTACGGGTCGCCCGGCTGACGTACGAGATCATGCGCCCCGTTCCGATACGGCCGCTGACCGTGTCGGTGCGCGTGCTGCGCGCCGGGCGCAGCACCGAGCTCGTCGAGGCCGCCCTGACGCCTGACGGCGGCGCGGAGGTGATGCGCGTGACCGCTCTGCTCCTGAAGACGGCGCCGCACTCGGTCCCCGAGGTGTCGCCGGGCCCGCAGGTGCCCGGCCCCACGGCCGCGTCCGAGGAGGCGTTCTTCCCCGTCCCGTGGGACCGCGGCTACCACACCGGCATGGAAGTGCGTTTCGCGGCCGGTTCCTTCCTCGAGCCCGGCCCGGCGACGGCGTGGATGCGGATGAGGGTTCCCCTGGTCGCGGGGGAGGAGATCACACCGCTCAGCAGGGTGCTGGTCGCCGCGGACTCGGGCAACGGGGTCAGCGCGGCACTGGACTTCCACCGGTACGTCTTCGTCAACGCCGATCTCAGCGTCGGGGTGCATCGCCATCCCGAGGGCGAGTGGGTCTGTCTGGACGCCCGGACGATGGTCGACGGCGCCGGCATCGGCCTCGCCGAATCCGCCCTGCACGACGAGAAGGGCCCGCTCGGCCGCAGCACCCAGAGCCTGTACGTGGCCGCACGCGACTGA
- a CDS encoding glycoside hydrolase family 43 protein: MRRLSSAPKGDTVLSNPVIPGFHPDPSVCRVGEDFYLVCSSFEYYPGVPVFHSRDLVHWTQIGNALDRPSQLRLPPDSASSGGLYAPTLRHHDGRFWLIVTNVSGDGNLLFTATDPAGPWSDPIPLPGVRGIDPDLAWDDDGTCWCTVAGVSQVRIDPHTGETLGEPQPLWSGTPGAKAPEAPHLHHIGDYWYLLIAEGGTERCHGVSIARGRTPQGPFEPCPANPILTHRGTDHPIQNTGHGDLVQGPDGSWWMVFLGVRPHGGSPGWHVLGRETFLAPVTWVDGWPVVGEVSPVLSPPPWPLQEPVPTPVRDDFEHGELAPRWISPRSRPVEHCTTEERPGWLSLRARGDSLDDPEAVFVGRRQQDPTCRVRTLVDPAAGRGGLAVRLDERHHYEIEATREEVLVIARVGPLRSVLASHPAPGGPVVLRVEVAATREVRDPRQGPDTVSLGLEDAEGRYVDLARLDGRYLSTEVAGGFTGRVIGMYAAAGTVHFDWFDYSGGEG, encoded by the coding sequence ATGCGAAGGCTGTCGAGCGCGCCCAAGGGGGACACCGTCCTCAGCAACCCCGTGATCCCGGGATTCCACCCCGATCCGAGCGTCTGCCGGGTGGGAGAGGACTTCTACCTCGTCTGCTCGAGCTTCGAGTACTACCCGGGCGTGCCGGTCTTCCACAGCCGCGACCTGGTCCACTGGACCCAGATCGGCAACGCCCTGGACCGGCCGAGCCAACTGCGTCTGCCGCCCGACTCCGCCTCGTCCGGCGGACTCTACGCACCCACACTGCGCCACCACGACGGCCGCTTCTGGCTGATCGTCACGAACGTGAGCGGTGACGGCAACCTCCTCTTCACCGCCACCGACCCGGCCGGCCCCTGGTCGGACCCGATCCCGCTGCCCGGTGTGCGGGGCATCGACCCGGACCTCGCCTGGGACGACGACGGCACCTGCTGGTGCACCGTCGCGGGCGTCAGCCAGGTCCGTATCGATCCGCACACCGGGGAGACCTTGGGCGAGCCGCAGCCTCTGTGGTCCGGCACGCCCGGCGCCAAGGCCCCGGAGGCGCCGCACCTCCATCACATCGGTGACTACTGGTACCTGCTCATCGCCGAGGGGGGCACCGAGCGCTGTCACGGTGTCTCGATCGCCCGGGGCCGCACCCCGCAGGGCCCGTTCGAGCCCTGCCCGGCCAACCCGATCCTCACCCACCGGGGCACCGACCACCCCATCCAGAACACGGGCCACGGGGACCTGGTCCAAGGGCCGGACGGTTCCTGGTGGATGGTGTTCCTCGGCGTGCGGCCGCACGGTGGGTCGCCCGGCTGGCACGTCCTCGGCCGGGAGACCTTCCTCGCCCCGGTCACCTGGGTCGACGGCTGGCCGGTGGTGGGCGAGGTGTCACCGGTCCTGTCCCCACCGCCCTGGCCGCTCCAGGAGCCCGTGCCGACGCCCGTCCGGGACGACTTCGAGCACGGCGAGCTCGCTCCCCGCTGGATCTCCCCGCGTTCCCGGCCCGTGGAGCACTGCACCACGGAGGAACGGCCCGGATGGCTGAGCCTGCGCGCCCGCGGGGACTCCCTCGACGACCCCGAGGCCGTCTTCGTCGGCCGCCGCCAGCAGGACCCCACCTGCCGCGTGCGCACCCTGGTCGACCCGGCCGCGGGACGCGGCGGTCTCGCCGTCCGGCTCGACGAACGGCACCACTACGAGATCGAGGCGACCCGGGAAGAGGTCCTGGTGATCGCCCGTGTCGGACCGCTGCGATCCGTGCTGGCGTCCCACCCGGCGCCCGGGGGGCCGGTGGTGCTCAGGGTCGAGGTGGCCGCCACCCGGGAGGTCCGCGACCCACGCCAGGGACCCGACACCGTCTCCCTCGGTCTGGAGGACGCGGAGGGCCGGTACGTCGACTTGGCCCGGCTGGACGGCCGGTATCTGTCCACCGAGGTCGCCGGCGGCTTCACCGGCCGCGTCATCGGCATGTACGCCGCGGCCGGCACCGTCCACTTCGACTGGTTCGACTACTCAGGGGGAGAGGGCTGA
- a CDS encoding alpha/beta hydrolase fold domain-containing protein has translation MGAFLPPTITPDVIPAGRQTDGGPFAPPTNEELAGGGLFEIEERTAPGPPGAPEVPLLFCRPTAATAPRPIVCAIHGGGMVTGSHRLGLPRARDRAGPRAIGQVLMCPMLDDRNDTPSAHQMAGLGVWDRTSNDTGWSALLGAARGTADVSPYAAPARADDLSGLPPAFIDVGSAETFRDEDVAHASRIRQAGGSAELHVWPGGFHGFDGLVPQAALSRDARAARLRWLRRLLGE, from the coding sequence ATCGGCGCCTTTCTGCCGCCCACGATCACCCCGGACGTGATCCCCGCCGGACGACAGACCGACGGCGGTCCGTTCGCGCCTCCCACGAACGAGGAACTGGCCGGCGGCGGCCTCTTCGAGATCGAGGAGCGGACGGCCCCGGGTCCTCCGGGCGCGCCCGAGGTGCCGCTGCTTTTCTGCCGGCCCACCGCCGCGACCGCACCGCGCCCGATCGTCTGCGCCATCCACGGCGGCGGCATGGTGACGGGCAGCCACCGGCTGGGACTGCCCCGCGCCCGTGACCGCGCCGGACCGCGGGCGATCGGACAGGTGCTGATGTGCCCGATGCTCGACGACCGCAACGACACCCCGTCCGCCCACCAGATGGCCGGCCTGGGCGTATGGGACCGCACCTCCAACGACACCGGGTGGAGCGCCCTGCTGGGTGCGGCACGCGGCACGGCCGACGTCTCCCCGTACGCCGCGCCCGCCCGCGCCGACGACCTGTCGGGGCTTCCTCCCGCCTTCATCGACGTCGGCTCGGCCGAGACCTTCCGCGACGAGGACGTCGCCCACGCGAGCCGTATCCGGCAGGCGGGCGGCAGCGCCGAACTGCATGTCTGGCCGGGCGGTTTCCACGGTTTCGACGGGCTGGTGCCGCAGGCCGCGCTCTCCCGGGACGCCCGCGCGGCCCGCCTGCGGTGGCTGCGCCGACTGCTGGGCGAGTGA
- a CDS encoding DUF4139 domain-containing protein: MSTAPEPIPLPVTAVTCLEDRAHIERTTTVDLRAGVQRLRLGPVSALAVDRTLQAALTAAHPATVLDVRIVRAWTPRGPRPTDDDSALRHHVARLEDERLAVEQRRDRLRARLDALGRLAADLLREIGEGAGGGEDEGPRWTLELDRVDDERDSCAERLRAAEARLAALAEELGTALRALDLAEEEPAELTGHIELTVEASAAGPAGLRLTHLTPCALWRPAYRAVLDGDALTLETEATVWQRTGEDWSDVRLTLSTARSALSAEPPRLGEDRLTLQDRTAAERRTIDVELREEEIADIGPAAVLGLPGVDDGGEVRVLRSPAPVSVPADGRAHRVPLSVFTTTARSEYVCAPELSPLVTQVVRGDNRSGHALLAGPVDLLRAGGFSGRGMLDFTAPGAAVELAYGSHDDLRVVRHTEESRDTAALTQRTVVTHTVRLHVSRFSAPDERDERVVVLRERIPVSEVSAVQVRLREEGCSPAPDAVDADGVAQWRLALAPGGRRTVTLVYELSASAKVAGL; this comes from the coding sequence ATGTCCACGGCACCGGAGCCGATCCCCCTCCCCGTCACCGCCGTCACCTGTCTGGAGGACCGCGCGCACATCGAGCGCACGACCACGGTCGACCTCCGGGCCGGTGTCCAGCGGCTGCGTCTCGGGCCGGTCAGCGCGCTGGCCGTCGACCGTACCCTGCAGGCCGCGCTGACCGCCGCGCACCCGGCGACCGTGCTCGACGTGCGGATCGTCCGTGCCTGGACGCCGCGCGGGCCGCGCCCCACCGACGACGACTCGGCCCTGCGCCACCACGTGGCCCGGCTGGAGGACGAGCGGCTCGCCGTGGAGCAGCGGCGCGACCGGCTGCGGGCCCGCCTCGACGCGCTCGGCCGACTCGCCGCCGACCTGCTGCGGGAGATCGGCGAAGGCGCCGGCGGCGGAGAGGACGAAGGGCCCCGCTGGACCCTCGAACTGGACCGGGTGGACGACGAACGCGACTCCTGCGCCGAGCGGCTGCGCGCCGCGGAGGCCCGACTGGCCGCCCTCGCCGAGGAGCTCGGCACCGCCCTGCGGGCCCTTGACCTCGCGGAGGAGGAACCGGCCGAGCTGACCGGCCACATCGAACTGACCGTCGAGGCCTCGGCCGCCGGACCGGCCGGACTGCGCCTGACCCATCTCACCCCCTGCGCGCTGTGGAGGCCCGCCTACCGGGCCGTGCTCGACGGGGACGCCCTCACGCTCGAGACCGAGGCGACGGTGTGGCAGCGCACCGGCGAGGACTGGTCCGACGTACGGCTGACGCTGTCGACGGCGCGCTCGGCGCTGTCCGCGGAACCGCCCCGGCTCGGCGAGGACCGGCTGACGCTCCAGGACCGCACGGCCGCGGAGCGCCGCACCATCGACGTCGAGCTGCGCGAGGAGGAGATCGCGGATATCGGTCCGGCCGCGGTGCTCGGTCTGCCGGGCGTGGACGACGGCGGCGAGGTCAGGGTGCTGCGCTCCCCGGCGCCGGTCTCGGTGCCCGCGGACGGTCGCGCCCACCGGGTGCCGCTGTCCGTGTTCACCACGACCGCGCGCAGCGAGTACGTCTGCGCACCCGAGCTGTCCCCGCTGGTCACCCAGGTCGTGCGGGGCGACAACCGGTCCGGCCACGCCCTGCTCGCGGGCCCCGTGGACCTGCTGCGGGCGGGCGGTTTCAGCGGGCGCGGGATGCTGGACTTCACGGCTCCCGGTGCCGCCGTGGAACTCGCCTACGGCAGCCATGACGACCTGCGGGTCGTACGGCACACCGAGGAGAGCCGTGACACGGCGGCGCTCACCCAGCGGACCGTGGTGACGCACACCGTCCGGCTCCATGTGTCCCGGTTCTCCGCCCCGGACGAACGGGACGAGCGGGTGGTCGTCCTGCGTGAGCGGATCCCGGTCTCCGAGGTGTCGGCGGTCCAGGTACGCCTGCGGGAGGAGGGCTGCTCCCCCGCGCCGGACGCGGTCGACGCCGACGGTGTCGCGCAGTGGCGGCTCGCCCTCGCACCCGGCGGCCGGCGCACGGTCACCCTGGTCTACGAACTGTCGGCGAGCGCCAAGGTCGCCGGGCTCTGA
- a CDS encoding DUF4139 domain-containing protein, protein MTSETTQRWESSLDSVVVYAQGAVCRRLARGSVPPDGRVRVTGLPRSLDAGSLRARVTGGAPGARVGAARVEVEAAPRGSAVDDDLRGEVERLRDECAAARGRRDRQRGLIEEIGALRPVPPPRRRDDPHRRTPVDAWLRLADFVDERLTRLHSRLVEQEEVLRRVEHELSVAEDRLARASTDAPSAHVETTVSAVLTLDGAGDTEVEVEVEYGVQGAVWVPAYRLTHRQDEGTARLVLRASVAQRTGEDWTGVRIALATADLRRRTDLPRLRSLRIGRRQPEPEPSGWREPPAGLADLFAGYDAVGPRPAPVAVPVSVGAGLVPPPPPPLPLQSYGAPDLAAPPGYGVSLPTAPPVYGAAAPAPQVGGPVPEGFGGGMDGRMDDLARSAPPPSAGRPRVGGRSAAAPAARAMVPSAPGSAPAPAPLGKAAAPAPPPVAGPPRPSSAELDYSALTLCGPDEQGARRGLLFPDAPFDPVAAEYRRRADAVAALPLPGHAVRPRESAGSFDHRFDAVARADIPSDGSWHTVTVGGIPVGLRTEYLCVPSVEQTVYATLVLSNATDQALLAGPVEVASGDDFLVTAALPTLPPGGERRVGLGPAEGVRVSRRTHLHESTAGIRGQTTVLDHRVHVELANRLAGPVTVEVRERVPVTSDTDVRIEERADWTAPRDVTGPDLHTPGTRLWRVELPAGGTTVLEGGYEIRIPSGKTLAGGNRRS, encoded by the coding sequence ATGACGTCGGAGACGACACAGCGGTGGGAATCGAGCCTCGACTCGGTCGTGGTGTACGCGCAGGGAGCGGTGTGCCGCCGGCTGGCCCGGGGCAGTGTGCCGCCGGACGGCCGGGTGCGGGTGACGGGACTGCCGCGCTCACTGGACGCGGGATCGCTCCGGGCCCGGGTCACGGGTGGCGCTCCCGGAGCGCGGGTCGGTGCGGCACGCGTGGAGGTCGAGGCCGCACCGCGCGGCAGCGCCGTCGACGACGACCTGCGCGGTGAGGTGGAGCGGCTGCGCGACGAGTGTGCGGCGGCGCGGGGTCGCCGGGACCGCCAAAGGGGCCTGATCGAGGAGATCGGGGCGCTGCGCCCGGTCCCGCCGCCCCGTAGACGGGACGATCCGCACCGTCGTACCCCGGTCGACGCTTGGCTTCGGCTGGCCGACTTCGTCGACGAACGGCTGACCCGGCTGCACAGCCGCCTCGTCGAACAGGAGGAGGTGCTGCGCCGCGTCGAGCACGAGCTCTCCGTCGCCGAGGACAGACTCGCCCGCGCCTCCACCGACGCGCCGTCGGCGCACGTCGAGACCACGGTCTCGGCCGTCCTGACCCTCGACGGGGCCGGGGACACGGAGGTGGAGGTCGAGGTGGAGTACGGCGTGCAGGGCGCCGTATGGGTGCCTGCGTACCGTCTCACCCACCGTCAGGACGAGGGCACCGCCCGTCTGGTGCTGCGCGCCTCGGTCGCCCAGCGCACCGGTGAGGACTGGACCGGGGTGCGGATCGCGCTGGCCACCGCCGACCTGCGACGCCGCACCGATCTGCCGAGGCTGCGCTCGCTGCGGATCGGGCGCAGGCAACCCGAGCCCGAGCCCTCCGGCTGGCGCGAGCCTCCGGCGGGGCTGGCCGACCTGTTCGCCGGATACGACGCGGTGGGCCCCCGGCCCGCTCCGGTCGCCGTGCCCGTGAGCGTCGGGGCCGGGCTCGTCCCGCCCCCGCCACCACCTCTACCACTGCAGAGCTACGGCGCGCCCGACCTCGCGGCGCCGCCGGGCTACGGCGTGTCCCTGCCCACCGCGCCGCCGGTTTACGGCGCGGCGGCCCCCGCTCCCCAGGTCGGCGGCCCGGTCCCGGAGGGCTTCGGTGGCGGGATGGACGGCCGGATGGACGATCTCGCGCGGTCGGCCCCGCCGCCCTCGGCCGGCCGACCGCGGGTTGGCGGCAGGTCGGCCGCGGCCCCCGCTGCCCGCGCCATGGTGCCCTCGGCCCCCGGCAGCGCGCCGGCGCCCGCGCCCCTGGGCAAGGCGGCCGCACCCGCACCGCCCCCCGTGGCCGGTCCGCCGCGGCCGAGCAGCGCCGAACTCGACTACTCCGCCCTCACCCTGTGCGGTCCGGACGAGCAGGGCGCTCGCCGGGGCCTGCTGTTTCCCGACGCCCCCTTCGACCCGGTGGCGGCCGAGTACCGGCGCCGCGCCGACGCGGTGGCCGCGCTGCCCCTGCCGGGTCACGCCGTGCGGCCCCGTGAGTCGGCCGGTTCCTTCGATCACCGCTTCGACGCGGTGGCCCGCGCCGACATCCCCTCGGACGGCTCCTGGCACACGGTCACCGTCGGTGGGATTCCGGTCGGTCTGCGCACCGAGTACCTCTGCGTGCCGTCCGTGGAACAGACCGTGTACGCCACCCTCGTGCTGTCGAACGCGACGGACCAGGCCCTGCTGGCCGGCCCGGTGGAGGTCGCCTCCGGGGACGACTTCCTGGTGACCGCCGCGCTGCCGACGCTCCCCCCGGGCGGTGAACGCCGGGTGGGGCTCGGGCCGGCCGAGGGCGTCCGGGTCAGCCGCCGGACGCACCTGCACGAGTCGACCGCGGGCATCCGCGGCCAGACCACCGTGCTCGACCACCGCGTCCACGTCGAACTGGCCAACCGGCTCGCCGGGCCGGTCACCGTCGAGGTCCGTGAGCGGGTCCCGGTGACCTCCGACACCGACGTCCGCATCGAGGAGCGCGCCGACTGGACCGCTCCCCGGGACGTCACGGGGCCCGACCTCCACACGCCGGGCACCCGCCTGTGGCGGGTGGAACTGCCCGCCGGCGGCACCACCGTCCTCGAAGGCGGCTACGAGATCCGCATCCCGTCCGGCAAGACCCTCGCCGGCGGCAACCGCAGGAGCTGA